One window of Ziziphus jujuba cultivar Dongzao chromosome 5, ASM3175591v1 genomic DNA carries:
- the LOC107421640 gene encoding glycolipid transfer protein 3 isoform X3 yields the protein MSIRIMKETKMERRSEKGSGSSEIRSAIEGLSETVKVKPVAEEVKVEVHGDHTHDDDAHYIPIKPFLSICNSVLQVLDRIGPTMAVLRQDVYQNIQKEVNEGTARKGSSCSKAIVWLTRSLDFTVALLQKLARDPGQSVEKAVEESYNTTLKPWHRWISSAAFRQIALKLVPDNETFIGLLMAKDENYETLKEDMQTLILLLVPFLEEIHSVLRFYSLDRIKAT from the exons atgtctaTAAGAATTATGAAGGAAACGAAAATGGAGAGAAGGTCTGAGAAAGGGTCAGGAAGCTCAGAAATTAGATCTGCCATTGAAGGACTATCAGAAACAGTCAAAGTTAAACCGGTTGCAGAAGAGGTCAAAGTTGAAGTACATGGTGATCATACTCATGATGATGATGCCCATTATATCCCCATAAAGCCTTTTCTTTCTATCTGCAACTCAGTTCTTCAAGTTCTTG ATAGGATTGGTCCAACTATGGCTGTTCTCAGGCAAGATGTTTATCAAAACATTCAg AAAGAAGTCAATGAAGGAACTGCAAGAAAAGGTAGCAGCTGTAGTAAAGCCATTGTATGGCTTACAag ATCGCTGGATTTTACGGTGGCATTGCTGCAAAAATTAGCCAGAGATCCAGGGCAAAGTGTGGAAAAAGCAGTGGAAGAGTCATACAACACAACTTTGAAACCTTGGCATAGATGGATTTCTTCAGCTGCTTTTAGG CAGATAGCTCTAAAATTGGTGCCTGACAATGAAACCTTCATTGGTCTCCTAATGGCAAAAGATGAAAACTATGAGACTCTTAAAGAAGATATGCAGACATTGATCTTGTTACTTGTTCCTTTTCTGGAGGAGATCCACTCTGTTCTG AGATTTTATAGCTTGGACAGGATAAAGGCTACATAA
- the LOC107421640 gene encoding glycolipid transfer protein 3 isoform X1 gives MSIRIMKETKMERRSEKGSGSSEIRSAIEGLSETVKVKPVAEEVKVEVHGDHTHDDDAHYIPIKPFLSICNSVLQVLDRIGPTMAVLRQDVYQNIQRLETLHESDPSVFSNLVEIVKKEVNEGTARKGSSCSKAIVWLTRSLDFTVALLQKLARDPGQSVEKAVEESYNTTLKPWHRWISSAAFRQIALKLVPDNETFIGLLMAKDENYETLKEDMQTLILLLVPFLEEIHSVLRFYSLDRIKAT, from the exons atgtctaTAAGAATTATGAAGGAAACGAAAATGGAGAGAAGGTCTGAGAAAGGGTCAGGAAGCTCAGAAATTAGATCTGCCATTGAAGGACTATCAGAAACAGTCAAAGTTAAACCGGTTGCAGAAGAGGTCAAAGTTGAAGTACATGGTGATCATACTCATGATGATGATGCCCATTATATCCCCATAAAGCCTTTTCTTTCTATCTGCAACTCAGTTCTTCAAGTTCTTG ATAGGATTGGTCCAACTATGGCTGTTCTCAGGCAAGATGTTTATCAAAACATTCAg AGATTGGAAACACTTCATGAATCTGATCCTTCAGTATTTTCAAATCTGGTTGAGATTGTGAAGAAAGAAGTCAATGAAGGAACTGCAAGAAAAGGTAGCAGCTGTAGTAAAGCCATTGTATGGCTTACAag ATCGCTGGATTTTACGGTGGCATTGCTGCAAAAATTAGCCAGAGATCCAGGGCAAAGTGTGGAAAAAGCAGTGGAAGAGTCATACAACACAACTTTGAAACCTTGGCATAGATGGATTTCTTCAGCTGCTTTTAGG CAGATAGCTCTAAAATTGGTGCCTGACAATGAAACCTTCATTGGTCTCCTAATGGCAAAAGATGAAAACTATGAGACTCTTAAAGAAGATATGCAGACATTGATCTTGTTACTTGTTCCTTTTCTGGAGGAGATCCACTCTGTTCTG AGATTTTATAGCTTGGACAGGATAAAGGCTACATAA
- the LOC107421640 gene encoding glycolipid transfer protein 3 isoform X2 produces the protein MSIRIMKETKMERRSEKGSGSSEIRSAIEGLSETVKVKPVAEEVKVEVHGDHTHDDDAHYIPIKPFLSICNSVLQVLDRIGPTMAVLRQDVYQNIQRLETLHESDPSVFSNLVEIVKKEVNEGTARKGSSCSKAIVWLTRSLDFTVALLQKLARDPGQSVEKAVEESYNTTLKPWHRWISSAAFRIALKLVPDNETFIGLLMAKDENYETLKEDMQTLILLLVPFLEEIHSVLRFYSLDRIKAT, from the exons atgtctaTAAGAATTATGAAGGAAACGAAAATGGAGAGAAGGTCTGAGAAAGGGTCAGGAAGCTCAGAAATTAGATCTGCCATTGAAGGACTATCAGAAACAGTCAAAGTTAAACCGGTTGCAGAAGAGGTCAAAGTTGAAGTACATGGTGATCATACTCATGATGATGATGCCCATTATATCCCCATAAAGCCTTTTCTTTCTATCTGCAACTCAGTTCTTCAAGTTCTTG ATAGGATTGGTCCAACTATGGCTGTTCTCAGGCAAGATGTTTATCAAAACATTCAg AGATTGGAAACACTTCATGAATCTGATCCTTCAGTATTTTCAAATCTGGTTGAGATTGTGAAGAAAGAAGTCAATGAAGGAACTGCAAGAAAAGGTAGCAGCTGTAGTAAAGCCATTGTATGGCTTACAag ATCGCTGGATTTTACGGTGGCATTGCTGCAAAAATTAGCCAGAGATCCAGGGCAAAGTGTGGAAAAAGCAGTGGAAGAGTCATACAACACAACTTTGAAACCTTGGCATAGATGGATTTCTTCAGCTGCTTTTAGG ATAGCTCTAAAATTGGTGCCTGACAATGAAACCTTCATTGGTCTCCTAATGGCAAAAGATGAAAACTATGAGACTCTTAAAGAAGATATGCAGACATTGATCTTGTTACTTGTTCCTTTTCTGGAGGAGATCCACTCTGTTCTG AGATTTTATAGCTTGGACAGGATAAAGGCTACATAA
- the LOC107421642 gene encoding pathogen-related protein: MASSADKYRYLLNGEGEKDTKWKFGVPPNYNVVNKLFEEGRTKIWPPGSLGEQVQNLVKTWEMEIFHKVDINDYKTLDPEKYTFSLNGRKGINLKEIGKLGGGYIPLLQTSLPESSRGYDPYKETSESSHKAFTTTFPRGFALEVLHVYSGPPVIVYKFRHWGYMEGPFKDHAPTGQLVEFYGMAIFELDEHKKIVKVEFFYDPGELIGGLLKGAKLETSAEGVGSSCPVLRNTG, encoded by the exons ATGGCATCTTCAGCTGACAAGTATCGTTACCTTTTGAATGGAGAAGGAGAGAAGGATACCAAGTGGAAGTTTGGTGTTCCTCCTAACTACAATGTTGTTAACAAACTCTTTGAAGAAGGCAGAACCAAG ATTTGGCCTCCTGGGTCACTTGGAGAACAAGTGCAAAACCTTGTAAAGACATGGGAAATGGAGATTTTTCATAAGGTCGACATCAATGATTACAAAACACTTGATCCTGAAAAGTATACCTTCAGCCTTAATG gAAGGAAAGGTATAAATCTGAAAGAAATAGGAAAGCTTGGAGGAGGATATATCCCATTGTTGCAAACCTCATTGCCTGAAAGTTCCAGAGGTTATGATCCATACAAAGAAACATCAGAATCATCTCACAAGGCTTTCACCACAACTTTTCCTCGTGGTTTTGCTTTGGAGGTTCTTCATGTTTACTCAGGGCCTCCTGTTATTGTTTACAAGTTCAGGCATTGGGGGTACATGGAAGGTCCTTTCAAAGACCATGCTCCAACTGGTCAACTTGTTGAATTCTATGGAATGGCAATTTTTGAG TTGGATGAGCATAAGAAAATTGTGAAGGTGGAGTTTTTTTATGACCCTGGAGAACTAATTGGAGGCCTTTTAAAAGGAGCCAAATTGGAAACTTCTGCTGAAGGGGTGGGTTCTAGTTGCCCAGTCCTGAGAAACACAGGATAG
- the LOC107421633 gene encoding dirigent protein 17 encodes MENIRKEQGIDSSSTGVFQILGEPAIVINGVPDISSNVGLNVSNTVSGGVESSGAGSTASTDFGEWWEGREVQKMFGNKYYSGLVTEYDKETGWFRVVYDDGDFEDLDQHELEEVLLPLDVMVPLKALALKTVRKSKKPSQKSAKNVVGSQTRPVKYMARKGMIVSSTEDASLTKADNS; translated from the coding sequence ATGGAGAATATCAGAAAAGAGCAGGGAATAGATTCCTCTTCAACAGGGGTTTTTCAGATACTGGGAGAGCCTGCCATTGTTATTAATGGGGTGCCTGACATTTCCTCAAATGTTGGTCTTAATGTCTCTAATACTGTAAGTGGTGGTGTAGAGTCCAGTGGTGCAGGGTCGACTGCAAGTACAGATTTTGGTGAGTGGTGGGAAGGGAGGGAAGTGCAGAAGATGTTTGGAAACAAGTATTATTCGGGTCTTGTGACTGAGTATGATAAAGAGACCGGATGGTTCAGGGTGGTGTATGACGATGGCGACTTTGAAGATCTTGATCAACATGAGTTGGAAGAGGTGCTTCTGCCCTTGGATGTTATGGTTCCACTGAAAGCATTAGCTCTTAAAACTGTCAGGAAAAGTAAGAAACCTAGTCAAAAGTCTGCTAAAAATGTGGTTGGTTCTCAGACTCGTCCAGTAAAATATATGGCGCGGAAGGGGATGATCGTTTCATCAACTGAAGATGCTTCACTTACGAAGGCTGATAATTCTTAG
- the LOC107421617 gene encoding uncharacterized protein LOC107421617: MESLTEEELVQMVRDFIESESAPSPTSVSESLPLNHPPTRITLQEMIWRATDCEIELLEKILMYVRNMESDLVDSSNLKKGLVMKLQMDGYEASLCKTSWASTLGRPKVCQFTGDYEYIDVMVMEKKNEEDGKQTRVIVDVDFRSQFEVARPTPTYEEIVANLPSIFVGTEEKLESVISLLCSAAKESMKERGLHIPPWRKASYMQSKWLSKDCNKVSFSPNNNNIGIMMEKSDGKCTSTH, translated from the exons atggaaAGCTTAACAGAAGAAGAACTGGTTCAAATGGTCAGGGACTTCATAGAATCAGAATCAGCTCCTTCACCAACTTCGGTATCAGAATCACTCCCTCTCAATCATCCACCTACACGTATTACTTTACAG gaGATGATATGGAGAGCCACAGACTGTGAGATTGAGCTCCTCGAGAAAATCTTGATGTATGTGAGAAACATGGAAAGTGATCTAGTAGACTCTAGCAATCTCAAAAAAGGGTTGGTCATGAAATTGCAAATGGATGGCTATGAAGCTTCTCTCTGCAAAACTTCCTGGGCTTCCACTCTTGGTCGCCCAAAAg TTTGTCAATTTACAGGTGATTATGAATATATTGATGTGATGGTGATGGAGAAGAAAAATGAGGAAGATGGGAAACAAACAAGGGTGATAGTGGATGTGGATTTCAGGTCACAATTTGAAGTGGCTAGGCCAACTCCAACATACGAAGAGATTGTGGCTAATCTTCCTTCAATCTTTGTTGGGACTGAGGAGAAGCTTGAGAGTGTGATCTCTTTGCTTTGCTCAGCTGCTAAAGAATCAATGAAAGAGAGAGGCCTCCATATACCACCTTGGAGAAAAGCCAGTTATATGCAATCCAAGTGGCTCTCTAAGGACTGCAATAAAGTTTCTTTCTCTccgaacaataataatattggaATCATGATGGAAAAATCTGATGGAAAATGCACCAGTACTCATTGA
- the LOC107421628 gene encoding protein LAZ1 homolog 1 → MGWRNVFYCFSFLFALVESTSRSGKMWSTNMDAESGVVFSWPIFSASIFVVVALALSMYLIFEHLAAYNQPEEQKFMIGLILMVPVYALESFLSLLDSNAAFNCEIIRDCYEAFALYCFERYLIACLGGEESTIAFMESQSVADPKTPLLNEAYAYGVVEHPFPLNCCLGDWYLGPNFYHAVKIGIVQYMILKIICALIAIILETFGVYGEGRFEWRYGYPYLAVVLNFSQTWALYCLVQFYTVTKEKLEPIKPLAKFLVFKSIVFLTWWQGVAIGFLFSMGFLKGSLALELKTRIQDYIICIEMGVAAVAHLYTFPAAPYKRGERCVRNVSVMTNYASLGAPPDPEEVRDCERTTRIRLARHDEREKRLNFPQSVRDVVVGSGEIIVDDMKYTVSHVVEPVERGIAKINKTFHQISENVKRHEEERRRNSKDDSYLIPLKTRTREFSEVHDNLVEGSFSDSGLSSNVGKRQTQSKASASSRVRTGR, encoded by the exons ATGGGATGGAGGAATGTTTTTTACtgcttctctttcctttttgctCTGGTTGAGTCCACAAGCAGATCAGGGAAAATGTGGTCAACTAATATGGATGCAGAATCTGGAGTGGTCTTCAGCTGGCCGATCTTCAGTGCAAGCATATTTGTAGTTGTTGCTCTTGCGCTCTCCATGTATCTTATCTTCGAGCATTTAGCTGCATATAATCAGCCAGAG GAGCAAAAGTTTATGATTGGTCTCATTCTGATGGTTCCTGTTTATGCACTGGAATCG TTTTTGTCACTGTTGGACTCAAATGCTGCCTTTAACTGCGAAATAATCCGGGACTGTTATGAGGCTTTTGCGTTATATTGCTTTGAGAGATACTTGATAGCCTGCTTAG GTGGTGAAGAGAGTACGATAGCATTTATGGAAAGTCAGAGTGTAGCTGATCCCAAAACACCTCTTTTGAATGAAGCATATGCTTATGGAGTTGTGGAACATCCATTCCCACTAAATTGCTGCCTGGGAGATTGGTATCTTGGCCCCAACTTCTATCATGCTGTGAAAATTGGCATTGTTCAATAT ATGATACTCAAGATAATATGTGCATTGATAGCAATAATTCTTGAAACTTTTGGAGTCTATGGGGAAGGTAGATTTGAGTGGAGATATGG TTATCCATATTTGGCAGTTGTTCTTAATTTCAGTCAGACATGGGCCTTGTATTGTCTGGTTCAATTCTATACTGTCACCAAAGAGAAATTAGAACCCATTAAACCCTTGGCAAAATTTCTGGTGTTCAAGTCAATTGTATTCTTGACATGGTGGCAAGGTGTTGCTATTGGTTTTCTTTTCTCAATGGGATTCCTTAAGGGGTCTTTGGCTCTGGAGCTGAAAACTCGTATACAAGACTACATCATATGCATAGAG ATGGGTGTTGCTGCTGTGGCTCACCTTTACACCTTCCCAGCTGCACCTTACAAACGTGGAGAAAGATGTGTTCGCAATGTATCTGTGATGACTAACTATGCATCATTGGGAGCACCTCCTGATCCAGAGGAGGTCCGTGATTGCGAAAGAACTACTAGAATACGTCTGGCTCGGCATGACGAAAGGGAAAAGCGCCTGAACTTCCCCCAAAGTGTTCGTGATGTGGTAGTTGGAAGTGGTGAAATT ATTGTTGATGACATGAAATATACAGTTTCACATGTGGTAGAACCAGTTGAAAGGGGAATTGCGAAAATAAATAAGACTTTCCATCAGATATCTGAAAACGTGAAACGGCACGAGGAGGAGCGGCGAAGAAACTCAAAGGATGATAGCTACCTGATACCTTTAAAAACAAGGACAAGAGAATTTTCTGAAGTTCATGATAATCTTGTTGAGGGGAGTTTTAGTGACAGTGGTTTATCATCAAATGTTGGGAAGAGACAGACCCAATCTAAAGCCTCTGCATCATCAAGGGTTAGAACAGGAAGATAA
- the LOC107421618 gene encoding vacuolar protein sorting-associated protein 45 homolog isoform X1: protein MVLVSAARDYINRMLQDISGMKVLILDSYTISIVSVVYSQSELLQKEVFLVELVESISMSRESMSHLKAVCFLRPISENIQHLRRQLASPRFGEYHLFFSNILKDTQIHILADSDEQEIVQQLQEFYADFVAVDPYHFTLNIQSNHTYMLPAVVDPSNWQHLCDRVVDGIAAVFLALKRRPIIRYQSKSDIAKRVAHETAKLMYQQESGLFDFRRTEVSPLLLVIDRRDDPVTPLLNQWTYQAMVHELIGIQDNKVDLRNMGKFSKDQQEVVLSSEQDSFFKSNMYENFGDIGMNIKHLVDEFQQISKSNQNIQTIEDMAKFVDNYPEYRQMHGNVSKHVTLVTEMSKIVEERKLMLVSQTEQELACNGGEVTAFEAVKNLLDNENLSEIDRLRLVMLYALRYEKEKPVNLMNLCNKLASQSAKYKPGQLVQFLLKQAGVDKRSGDLFGNRDLLNIARNMARGLKGVENVYTQHQPFLFQTMENIVKGRLKDTEYPYVGNHFQQGRPQDVVIFIVGGTTYEESRSVALQNASNSGTRFILGGSVVLNSKRFLKDLEEAQRITRSSPSVI from the exons ATGGTGTTGGTATCGGCGGCACGGGATTACATCAATCGGATGCTTCAAGACATCTCCGGCATGAAAGTTCTCATCCTCGATTCTTACACT ATTAGTATAGTGAGTGTTGTGTATTCACAGTCCGAGCTACTTCAAAAAGAAGTATTCTTGGTAGAATTGGTAGAATCAATTTCCATGTCAAGAGAATCAATGTCACATCTTAAAGCTGTTTGCTTTCTACGGCCCATCTCAGAGAACATCCAACATTTGCGGCGTCAGTTGGCCAGTCCTAGATTTGGAGAGTACCACTTAT TTTTCTCCAACATATTGAAGGATACTCAAATTCATATCTTAGCGGATTCAGATGAGCAAGAAATTGTCCAACAACTTCAG GAGTTCTATGCAGATTTTGTTGCCGTTGATCCTTACCATTTCACTTTGAATATTCAATCAAATCACACGTATATGCTCCCAGCAGTTGTAGATCCTTCAAATTGGCAGCATTTATGTGACCGAGTTGTTGATGGTATTGCAGCTGTTTTTCTAGCATTAAAACGACGACCCATCATTCGGTACCAAAGTAAATCTGACATAGCGAAAAGGGTTGCACATGAAACAGCA AAGCTGATGTACCAGCAGGAAAGTGGTCTTTTTGATTTCAGACGGACAGAAGTTTCTCCTTTGTTGCTGGTGATTGATAGGAGAGATGACCCTGTAACACCACTATTGAATCAGTGGACTTATCAG GCAATGGTTCATGAATTGATTGGTATTCAAGACAATAAGGTGGATTTAAGAAACATGGGTAAATTCTCAAAGGATCAACAG GAGGTTGTGCTGTCATCAGAACAAGATTCCTTTTTCAAATCTAACATGTATGAGAATTTCGGAGATATAGGGATGAACATCAAACATTTAGTGGATGAATttcaacaaatttcaaaaagcAATCAGAATATCCAGACAATAG AAGATATGGCCAAGTTTGTTGACAACTACCCTGAGTACAGGCAAATGCATGGCAATGTCTCAAAGCATGTAACATTGGTCACAGAAATGAGCAAGATAGTTGAGGAGCGGAAACTTATGCTAGTTTCACAAACAGAACAAGAGTTGGCTTGCAATGGTGGAGAAGTGACAGCTTTTGAG GCAGTTAAAAATCTATTAGACAATGAAAATTTATCTGAAATTGACCGCCTACGCCTTGTGATGTTGTATGCTCTGCGCTATGAGAAGGAGAAACCGGTCAATCTGATGAATCTTTGTAACAAATTGGCTTCTCAGTCTGCCAAGTACAAACCTGGG CAGCTTGTACAGTTCCTCTTGAAGCAAGCTGGTGTTGATAAGCGGAGTGGAGATCTATTTGGAAATCGTGATCTTTTAAATATTGCTCGTAATATGGCACGTGGACTGAAG GGAGTTGAGAATGTCTACACACAACACCAGCCTTTTCTCTTCCAAACCATGGAAAATATTGTTAAGGGACGGCTGAAAGATACAGAATATCCATATGTTGGAAATCACTTCCAGCAGGGCAG GCCACAGGATGTGGTCATTTTCATTGTTGGTGGCACAACATATGAGGAATCTCGTTCTGTTGCTTTACAAAATGCCAGCAATTCTGGAACTCGTTTTATACTCGGCGGTTCCGTGGTTCTCAATTCTAAGAG GTTTCTGAAGGATTTGGAAGAAGCTCAGAGGATAACTCGTTCCAGCCCTTCAGTGATTTGA
- the LOC107421618 gene encoding vacuolar protein sorting-associated protein 45 homolog isoform X2: MVLVSAARDYINRMLQDISGMKVLILDSYTISIVSVVYSQSELLQKEVFLVELVESISMSRESMSHLKAVCFLRPISENIQHLRRQLASPRFGEYHLFFSNILKDTQIHILADSDEQEIVQQLQEFYADFVAVDPYHFTLNIQSNHTYMLPAVVDPSNWQHLCDRVVDGIAAVFLALKRRPIIRYQSKSDIAKRVAHETAKLMYQQESGLFDFRRTEVSPLLLVIDRRDDPVTPLLNQWTYQAMVHELIGIQDNKVDLRNMGKFSKDQQEVVLSSEQDSFFKSNMYENFGDIGMNIKHLVDEFQQISKSNQNIQTIEDMAKFVDNYPEYRQMHGNVSKHVTLVTEMSKIVEERKLMLVSQTEQELACNGGEVTAFEAVKNLLDNENLSEIDRLRLVMLYALRYEKEKPVNLMNLCNKLASQSAKYKPGLVQFLLKQAGVDKRSGDLFGNRDLLNIARNMARGLKGVENVYTQHQPFLFQTMENIVKGRLKDTEYPYVGNHFQQGRPQDVVIFIVGGTTYEESRSVALQNASNSGTRFILGGSVVLNSKRFLKDLEEAQRITRSSPSVI; this comes from the exons ATGGTGTTGGTATCGGCGGCACGGGATTACATCAATCGGATGCTTCAAGACATCTCCGGCATGAAAGTTCTCATCCTCGATTCTTACACT ATTAGTATAGTGAGTGTTGTGTATTCACAGTCCGAGCTACTTCAAAAAGAAGTATTCTTGGTAGAATTGGTAGAATCAATTTCCATGTCAAGAGAATCAATGTCACATCTTAAAGCTGTTTGCTTTCTACGGCCCATCTCAGAGAACATCCAACATTTGCGGCGTCAGTTGGCCAGTCCTAGATTTGGAGAGTACCACTTAT TTTTCTCCAACATATTGAAGGATACTCAAATTCATATCTTAGCGGATTCAGATGAGCAAGAAATTGTCCAACAACTTCAG GAGTTCTATGCAGATTTTGTTGCCGTTGATCCTTACCATTTCACTTTGAATATTCAATCAAATCACACGTATATGCTCCCAGCAGTTGTAGATCCTTCAAATTGGCAGCATTTATGTGACCGAGTTGTTGATGGTATTGCAGCTGTTTTTCTAGCATTAAAACGACGACCCATCATTCGGTACCAAAGTAAATCTGACATAGCGAAAAGGGTTGCACATGAAACAGCA AAGCTGATGTACCAGCAGGAAAGTGGTCTTTTTGATTTCAGACGGACAGAAGTTTCTCCTTTGTTGCTGGTGATTGATAGGAGAGATGACCCTGTAACACCACTATTGAATCAGTGGACTTATCAG GCAATGGTTCATGAATTGATTGGTATTCAAGACAATAAGGTGGATTTAAGAAACATGGGTAAATTCTCAAAGGATCAACAG GAGGTTGTGCTGTCATCAGAACAAGATTCCTTTTTCAAATCTAACATGTATGAGAATTTCGGAGATATAGGGATGAACATCAAACATTTAGTGGATGAATttcaacaaatttcaaaaagcAATCAGAATATCCAGACAATAG AAGATATGGCCAAGTTTGTTGACAACTACCCTGAGTACAGGCAAATGCATGGCAATGTCTCAAAGCATGTAACATTGGTCACAGAAATGAGCAAGATAGTTGAGGAGCGGAAACTTATGCTAGTTTCACAAACAGAACAAGAGTTGGCTTGCAATGGTGGAGAAGTGACAGCTTTTGAG GCAGTTAAAAATCTATTAGACAATGAAAATTTATCTGAAATTGACCGCCTACGCCTTGTGATGTTGTATGCTCTGCGCTATGAGAAGGAGAAACCGGTCAATCTGATGAATCTTTGTAACAAATTGGCTTCTCAGTCTGCCAAGTACAAACCTGGG CTTGTACAGTTCCTCTTGAAGCAAGCTGGTGTTGATAAGCGGAGTGGAGATCTATTTGGAAATCGTGATCTTTTAAATATTGCTCGTAATATGGCACGTGGACTGAAG GGAGTTGAGAATGTCTACACACAACACCAGCCTTTTCTCTTCCAAACCATGGAAAATATTGTTAAGGGACGGCTGAAAGATACAGAATATCCATATGTTGGAAATCACTTCCAGCAGGGCAG GCCACAGGATGTGGTCATTTTCATTGTTGGTGGCACAACATATGAGGAATCTCGTTCTGTTGCTTTACAAAATGCCAGCAATTCTGGAACTCGTTTTATACTCGGCGGTTCCGTGGTTCTCAATTCTAAGAG GTTTCTGAAGGATTTGGAAGAAGCTCAGAGGATAACTCGTTCCAGCCCTTCAGTGATTTGA